AGTACTTCAAACATGAAACAAAATATAATAAATTGGTACTATGAGTCTCTTAAAAAGTACCACaagtctttttattttttggatgcAACTAAATTAAGCCTTAAGAGCACCATTTTAATATGCGTTTATCAgttttgagtaaaaaaaaaaaactttaattcAAAATATAATAGGAAATAGAGTACCAAGGTAGGCAAAGAGTTTTATATtaggaatttatttatttaaattgcaATAAAGATTAAATTTAATGAACTTTATCAATCATATTCTTGTAACAACTAACAATATTAAACTACAATTAATGAATATTATATCCATCAATGGCAATCATAATAATAATTACAAAGGTGAAACATACCTTTGAGTTATGTTGAATTAAGCcaaaacaatattttttttataaatatcaaTTTCAATGTGAACTTTACAAGTGAATAAAAATATATCCATGTTCAGTTTGACTATTACATAACAAATAATCTTAAAATCTGACAAATTTTAATCATATAAACTTTATAATCATAAAGCATGTCATCAGTGAGAAATACAATAAATTACATCaaatcaaaatatttttcttcaaagttaagctatttaaatttgaattatggAATTTCAATATGTTTATATACTATTATAATTACAATAGCATCATAGATTATTTTACAATCCACtgttagcaaaaaaaaaaataataattagaaAATCTTACTGAAACTAATGAACAATTCATAGAATGACTTAAAGGGAAGcaataaattattcaaaaaatttaaaatttaaactcaaatggcatgaaaaaaaaaagcatttagATCATCTGAATTTaaccaaaagacaaaaataaaacaaaaaatgtcAATATTGTTACAAAATAAAAGTGCTCTTGGAACAAAGAATGATTTATTGCTTGTACAATTGTATTGGTTAGGGCAAACTAagttcaaaaaaatataaactaatataaatattaaatatcaCATTTTTTTCCTCAATTATCTTTATTCCTTCAAAATAATTGATTTTCTAAaagttttaaaggaaaaaaatataaaagcatCATGTTCACGTGCAAAGCACGTGCTCCATtgctagtatatatatataatttttttctcaTATTTGTCCAGACTATTTTTGGAGTCTTTAGCGAGCTAATGCCTTTCTATGGGTCAACCCTATGGTAAAATAACTTTCACCATGCATATCTTACCCATTTCAGGGTTTGATTTGCTTTATGTAAGCAAACATGGGCACTTGCACTGATAAGATATAAGATTATGCATAATGAAGTCTGgaacagaaaaagaagaagtagCAGCAGTAGTCTGAGAAAAGCACGCAGTTCTCAAATTCACATTTGAATTAGTGACTTGCAGCCAACACTCCAATAAAGATAATTAAGCAAAGTTGAACTCCATTACATATATTTGGTAAAAGCACCATTTATTCCAGCGCAAGTCATATCCAAATTCAAGGAATTAGTGATATAAAGCCATCCATTTAACTTGgattggaagtagtttccactCTTCACTGAGGATTTGGTGGGCGGCTATTGGCAGATGAAACTCTGGATCCCCATTCGAGCAACTCTTTGCTTGTGTCATCTTTGTGAACGATCACTTCTATGAAGCACAAACAGTCTTTCTTCTCCCCAGTTGCTGTTTCAATTGCGTTAACTAGTTCCTCTTCACAGCATACCTGAAAATTTGTATCACCATAATAATAATCCGTCGCAACAGAATATTAATATATTGCAGTCATAggctacttttttcttttttactccCCTCTCCTTTGGGCGGGGTTAGCACAAAGCAGGAATTACCTTTGTGGTCCAGCAATTGCCTTCACCATTGCAAAGTGCATCCACTAATCCAGTGTAGTTCCAGTTCTTAATCACATTGTATGGACCATCATGAATTTCAACCTCTATGGTGTATCCTCCGTTGTTAATCAAGAAGATGATAGTCTTTTGGTTGGAACGAATCATTGTACTCACATCTTGGGCAGTCACCTGCAACACAAAAATTTTATTAGCCCCGAAACCTCATGCTCTTAAAGATCAATGAGATTTCCCCAATTAAGTGTAATTATTTCTCACCTGAAAGCTCCCATCACCAATGCAAGCAATCACCCGCTTTTCAGGTACGGATTGAGCATAGCCAAGCGTAGCACCAACGGACCACCCAATGGAGCcatattgcatttgaaactcaTATCTGCAGCACCAATTTTTGCTCGTTAATTTTTATagaaagaaaatggatgaaaaagCACTAAATGACATCGATACCTACCCACATCCTTCTGGTAATTTGAGCTTCTGGCAGTTGAACCAGGAATCACCTGTCTCAGCAATCACAGCTGTTTGGCTAGAAAGCATCTTCTGGATGTGCTGGAATAGTACATTGACCCTTAATGGCTCAGTAGGCTCACTTTTCAGGGGAAGCCCTTCAGGGACAAAGATCCGTCGATAATTTTCATGGGCAGTGTTATTCTTCTTGATCTTTTTGGCCAATTCGTGAAGGAAATCTTTCATGAGCACGCAACCAAAAGCAGGTCCGTTGCCAATGACAACGCGGTCAGGCTGCACAATGATGGCTTTTTCcttcttgagcaagagtgaatATCCAACTGAACTGTAGTCATTGAAGATTGGACCGACGAATATATAAGCATCAGCAGATTCCACAATCTCAGAGCAAAAGGCTGTGCTAACTGCACCCCAATAAGTGCCAATAAAGTGAGGGTGGTGCTCTGGCACTAGGCCCTTCGCTGATGGCATCACGGAAACTGCGTAACCACAGGCGTCAGCCAATTCAACGAATGCATCACAAGCTTTTGCAACTCTCAGCTTTGGGCCTCCAACCATGACTGGCTTCACTGCTTTGTTCAAGAAGGCTGCTGCTGCTTCTACTGCAGCCTGGAGTCCCCTCTCATTACTCAATCTGCATCCATGTAATAGTCTCAGGCATCAGTTGATTTCCTATAATCCAAGAATGAATCTAACAAGCATTTAAGCTTATAATCAATTTAATGTACCTTGGTGAGATTGAAAATGGAATGGGCTCTCTGTCGAAAGTTGGATGAGGGATGCCTGCCAAGTTGCAACTGACGCTAATGTAGACTGGCTTGCTTTCTTTCAGAGCAGTGGAGATGGCTCTATCAATTTGTTCATGTGCATCTTCTAAGTTATTAACCACTGCCTAGCACAGAAAATTCACCCCcaacaaaaagggaaaaaaaaatcacagcCATTCTCAAGCCTTCAGGACAAAAAGCAGCAATCAAAAAATCCAAAACATGCAATGGTGACAATTGTGGAGGATTTGACATCCACCTGATTTAAATCAATATGTCTCAGTCTTAGTCGGGTCAAGGGTAGGGGTTATTTGTATAGTGCAGATCTGATCAAATTGTGTGTGTTGAGCTAATTGATGTTTAGTTTTTAAGCATCATCAAGTAAAATTCAGTAATAGTAGTCCATT
This region of Coffea arabica cultivar ET-39 chromosome 3c, Coffea Arabica ET-39 HiFi, whole genome shotgun sequence genomic DNA includes:
- the LOC113733693 gene encoding pyruvate decarboxylase 2-like, whose amino-acid sequence is MDSILSPIDSCKPAENKNVGCPATNGNVSAVEASSSSHPPSMIVGPEATLGRHIAHRLVEIGVNDIFSVPGDFNLTLLDHLIAEPGLNNIGCCNELNAGYAADGYARARGVGACVVTFTVGGLSVLNAIAGAYSENLPVICIVGGPNTNDYGTNRILHHTIGLPDFSQELRCFQTVTCYQAVVNNLEDAHEQIDRAISTALKESKPVYISVSCNLAGIPHPTFDREPIPFSISPRLSNERGLQAAVEAAAAFLNKAVKPVMVGGPKLRVAKACDAFVELADACGYAVSVMPSAKGLVPEHHPHFIGTYWGAVSTAFCSEIVESADAYIFVGPIFNDYSSVGYSLLLKKEKAIIVQPDRVVIGNGPAFGCVLMKDFLHELAKKIKKNNTAHENYRRIFVPEGLPLKSEPTEPLRVNVLFQHIQKMLSSQTAVIAETGDSWFNCQKLKLPEGCGYEFQMQYGSIGWSVGATLGYAQSVPEKRVIACIGDGSFQVTAQDVSTMIRSNQKTIIFLINNGGYTIEVEIHDGPYNVIKNWNYTGLVDALCNGEGNCWTTKVCCEEELVNAIETATGEKKDCLCFIEVIVHKDDTSKELLEWGSRVSSANSRPPNPQ